Genomic DNA from Filimonas effusa:
CGTTTTGCCAGCTCTTTTATAAACTCCTTGTTTACATCTTCCATCCTTTTATAATCGTTACCACCCGTTTTATCAAGCAAACGCAATTCAAATCCGCCGGCAGCACCATAACCAGGTACAGATGGCGGCTGGAAAAATTCGATAGTAGCGCCTGGTATCTCTTTCGACTTCTCTTCAAGTTCAAGGATAATATCCTGGGCCGATTGCTTCCGTTCACTCCAGTCCTTCAGGTTAATCAAACAGGTACCGGAGTTCGACCCCGTACCTTCTGTCAGTACCTCATACCCTGCCAGTGCTGAAACTGATTGTATTCCTTCTATATGCTCCGCAATCCTTTGCAGCCTGCCGGAGATCTCATTCGTCCTCTCCAGTGAGGAACCGGGTGGCGTTTGAATGATGGCATAGATCATACCCTGGTCTTCACCGGGAATAAATCCCGATGGCACATCATTACTGATAAACCAGGTGCCAATACAGAAAAGAATAAGAATACCGAAAGTAACTACCCTGCGATTGACAATACCTCCCAGAACCCACTGGTATTTACCCGTAAGTTTATCAAACCCTCTGTTAAAGCCACCAAGGAACCGCACCAGCGGGGTTTTCTTTTTCGGTTTACCATGATTATTTTTCAGGATAATAGCACAAAGGGCAGGTGTAAGCGTAAGCGCAACGATACCCGACAGGATAATAGCCGTTGCCATCGTAATAGAAAACTGCCTGTAGAAAATACCTACCGGCCCCGACATAAACGCCACCGGTATAAATACCGCAGCCATCAGGAACGTAATCGCTATAATGGCCCCGCTGATTTCATGTATCACCTTTTTGGTAGCGGCATATGGCGAAAGATGCTCCTCTTCCATCTTGGCATGCACCGCCTCAATGACCACAATGGCATCATCTACCACCACCCCGATAGCCAGCACCAGCGCAAATAAAGTGATCAGGTTCAGGGTAAGCCCAAAAAACTGCATGAATACAAAGGTCCCGATCAGCGACACCGGCACCGCCAGCGCCGGAATAAGCGTAGAACGCCAGTCGCCAAGGAACAAAAACACGACAAGCCCTACCAGTATAAAAGCCTCACCTAAGGTATGAAGTACCTTTTCAATAGAAGCATCCAGGAACTTCGATACGTCATAGCTGATCTCATAATCCATTCCTTTCGGGAATGAATTCGCCTTGATCTCTTTCAGCTTCGCCTTTACATCTTTAATGACCTGGCTTGCATTACTGCCGTACGATTGCTTCAATACAATCGCAGCAGAGGGCCTGTCATTAAGATTGGAATAAATATCATACATCGCACTGCCAAACTCTATATCCGCTACATCTTTCAAATGCAGGATCTCTCCGTTTGCGTTAGAGCGAAGAATTACATTTCCATATTCCTCTTTGGTGCTAAACCTGCCCGAATACTTCAATACATACTCAAAAGCCTGCGAACGCTTCCCGGAGCTCTCGCCCGTTTTACCGGGAGAGGCTTCAAGACTTTGTTCTGCCAGCGCTTTCATCACTTCCTCGGCAGAGATCTTATAAGCCAGCATCCTGTCCGGCTTCAGCCATATGCGCATCGCATATTCCCGCGTACCCAGGATCTTGGCCGTACCTACGCCATTGATCCTGCGTAATTCAGGCAGGATATTGATATCGGCATAGTTATAAAGAAACTTCTCTTCAGCATGATTATCGGAACTGTACAGGTTCACATACATCAGCATGTTTGGCTGCTCCCTCGTGATCTGAACGCCTTCACGAACTACAAGCGGCGGCAGTTTATTCACTACC
This window encodes:
- a CDS encoding efflux RND transporter permease subunit, which translates into the protein MFSKFIRRPVLSIVISLVIVFLGVLGIMHLPVTQFPAISPPTVNVTAEYPGANGELLIKSVIIPLERAINGVPGMKYMASDAGNDGEASIQVVFDLGTDPDQASLNVQNRVASVVNKLPPLVVREGVQITREQPNMLMYVNLYSSDNHAEEKFLYNYADINILPELRRINGVGTAKILGTREYAMRIWLKPDRMLAYKISAEEVMKALAEQSLEASPGKTGESSGKRSQAFEYVLKYSGRFSTKEEYGNVILRSNANGEILHLKDVADIEFGSAMYDIYSNLNDRPSAAIVLKQSYGSNASQVIKDVKAKLKEIKANSFPKGMDYEISYDVSKFLDASIEKVLHTLGEAFILVGLVVFLFLGDWRSTLIPALAVPVSLIGTFVFMQFFGLTLNLITLFALVLAIGVVVDDAIVVIEAVHAKMEEEHLSPYAATKKVIHEISGAIIAITFLMAAVFIPVAFMSGPVGIFYRQFSITMATAIILSGIVALTLTPALCAIILKNNHGKPKKKTPLVRFLGGFNRGFDKLTGKYQWVLGGIVNRRVVTFGILILFCIGTWFISNDVPSGFIPGEDQGMIYAIIQTPPGSSLERTNEISGRLQRIAEHIEGIQSVSALAGYEVLTEGTGSNSGTCLINLKDWSERKQSAQDIILELEEKSKEIPGATIEFFQPPSVPGYGAAGGFELRLLDKTGGNDYKRMEDVNKEFIKELAKRRELTSIFSFYSASFPQYMLKIDNEIAQQKGVSIDNAMTTLSTLIGSNYETGFIKFGRLYKVMVQAAPQYRALPEDILKLYVKNDRDEMVPMSAFMKMEKVYGLSEITRYNMYTAAEISGSAAPGYSSGEAIKAVNEVAKKTLPRGYGIDWAGITKDEVARGNEAIFIFLICLGFIYMILSAQYESFVLPFSVILSLPAGVFGAFLLLKLMGLENNIYAQIGLVMLIGLLGKNAVLIVEFAAQKHRAGLSVLDAAILGAKVRFRPILMTSFAFIAGLIPLVFASGPGAVGNRTIGSAAAGGMLFGTVFGVIVVPGLYYIFGSIAAKRKLIKDEDENPLTEEIDHNV